From the Lolium rigidum isolate FL_2022 unplaced genomic scaffold, APGP_CSIRO_Lrig_0.1 contig_23977_1, whole genome shotgun sequence genome, one window contains:
- the LOC124680649 gene encoding protein PYRICULARIA ORYZAE RESISTANCE 21-like, whose product MPTIKIKVDLDCSRCHRKIERVLDRIREKGEFVIDDIEYDEKNNIVIVKGPFDADRLADKLCCKACKIIKQIEIVEPPPPPPPEPEPEPPKKEEPAPPPPEPVVEQPPPPAVVEPEPPAPEPVCEPEPPKKEEPAPPPPEPEVKPPPPAPTKVVEVPYPWPYPYPYPMWPSDCCCHHGHGGCHCCSCKDEPAPAPAPVAPPPQYNIYPQYPQYPQPAYPCGGYKIVCEEDPNYACSIM is encoded by the exons ATGCCGACCATCAAAATCAAGGTGGACCTGGACTGCAGCCGCTGCCACCGCAAGATCGAGAGGGTGCTCGACAGGATCAGAG aGAAGGGCGAGTTCGTGATCGACGACATCGAGTACGACGAGAAGAACAACATCGTCATCGTCAAGGGGCCCTTCGACGCCGACCGCCTCGCCGACAAGCTCTGCTGCAAGGCCTGCAAGATCATCAAGCAGATCGAGATCGTCGAgccaccgccgcccccgccgccggagccggagcccgAGCCGCCAAAGAAGGAGgaacccgcgccgccgccgcctgagcCGGTCGtcgagcagccgccgccgcccgcggtcGTGGAGCCCGAGCCTCCGGCACCGGAGCCCGTATGCGAGCCTGAGCCGCCGAAGAAGGAGGAGCCCGCGCCCCCGCCGCCGGAGCCGGAGGTGAAGCCACCTCCACCGGCGCCGACCAAGGTCGTGGAGGTGCCGTACCCCTGGCCATATCCCTACCCGTACCCGATGTGGCCGTCCGACTGCTGCtgccaccacggccacggcggCTGCCACTGCTGCTCCTGCAAGGATGAGCCCGCTCCCGcgccggcgcccgtggccccgccGCCGCAGTACAACATCTACCCGCAGTACCCCCAGTACCCTCAGCCGGCGTACCCGTGCGGCGGCTACAAGATCGTCTGCGAGGAGGACCCCAACTACGCCTGCTCCATCATGTGA